In Ursus arctos isolate Adak ecotype North America unplaced genomic scaffold, UrsArc2.0 scaffold_29, whole genome shotgun sequence, the following proteins share a genomic window:
- the LOC113261316 gene encoding CMRF35-like molecule 5 isoform X1, producing the protein MAWEATLLLPPVLLVLLASGSWEQKSESLHQLEGGSVSVKCPYQAQQGSNPVKVWCRQVPGRSCDLLVTSPRLPGLLQKPRNSIQDNVSRGYFLVTMTELRVEDSGSYSCGIYKSPWIFIHRNIRLVVSRASTLPTTRSTSGTTTWTSTPSPVTDSPQGSWQFIVTSSTVAVLLLLVLTLLMVLYFRKARRNTGKGEDKSHHIYNNISAQKEQSTVHRKDPSPGQRRSQLSWGSNQQMGSDEDTGAICYASLTHLNQFGHEDSIYVNTQPNLKPMPDPLLTVEYASIAGTRPEPSKSTDCPGQGAQELKTDFTGQYGT; encoded by the exons ATGGCCTGGGAGGCCACACTCCTGTTGCCACCTGTCCTGCTGGTGCTCCTGGCCTCAG GCTCGTGGGAGCAGAAGTCAGAGTCGCTGCATCAACTGGAAGGGGGGTCAGTCTCCGTGAAGTGCCCATACCAGGCCCAGCAAGGTTCAAACCCGGTGAAAGTCTGGTGCAGGCAGGTACCGGGACGTTCCTGTGACCTGCTGGTCACCTCCCCCAGGCTCCCGGGGCTGCTCCAGAAGCCTCGAAACTCCATTCAGGATAACGTCAGCAGGGGCTACTTCCTCGTCACCATGACCGAGCTCAGGGTAGAAGACTCTGGATCGTATTCCTGCGGAATCTACAAATCCCCCTGGATCTTTATTCACAGAAACATCCGTCTGGTGGTGTCTCGGG CTTCAACCCTGCCTACCACCAGGAGCACCAGCGGGACCACAACCTGGACCTCTACCCCCAGCCCTGTCACTGACAG CCCCCAAGGCAGCTGGCAGTTCATCGTCACCAGCTCGACGGTGGCTgtcctgctgcttctggtgcTCACCCTCCTCATGGTCCTGTACTTCCGGAAAGCCCGGAGGAACACCGGGAAAG GTGAGGACAAATCCCACCACATCTATAACAACATCTCAGCCCAGAAGGAACAGAGCACTGTGCATAGGAAGGATCCCTCACCAGGGCAGAGGCGATCTCAGCTTTCCTGG GGCTCCAATCAACAGATGGGCTCTGACGAGGACACTGGGGCCATCTGCTATGCCTCACTTACCCACCTGAACCAATTTGGCCATGAGGACTCCATCTATGTTAATACCCAGCCCAACCTGAAGCCCATGCCTGACCCCCTTCTGACTGTGGAATATGCCAGCATCGCTGGAACCAGACCAGAGCCCTCTAAGTCGACTGACTGCCCTGGACAGGGAGCTCAAGAGCTAAAGACAGACTTCACTGGGCAGTACGGCACTTAG
- the LOC113261316 gene encoding uncharacterized protein LOC113261316 isoform X2: MTELRVEDSGSYSCGIYKSPWIFIHRNIRLVVSRASTLPTTRSTSGTTTWTSTPSPVTDSPQGSWQFIVTSSTVAVLLLLVLTLLMVLYFRKARRNTGKGEDKSHHIYNNISAQKEQSTVHRKDPSPGQRRSQLSWGSNQQMGSDEDTGAICYASLTHLNQFGHEDSIYVNTQPNLKPMPDPLLTVEYASIAGTRPEPSKSTDCPGQGAQELKTDFTGQYGT, from the exons ATGACCGAGCTCAGGGTAGAAGACTCTGGATCGTATTCCTGCGGAATCTACAAATCCCCCTGGATCTTTATTCACAGAAACATCCGTCTGGTGGTGTCTCGGG CTTCAACCCTGCCTACCACCAGGAGCACCAGCGGGACCACAACCTGGACCTCTACCCCCAGCCCTGTCACTGACAG CCCCCAAGGCAGCTGGCAGTTCATCGTCACCAGCTCGACGGTGGCTgtcctgctgcttctggtgcTCACCCTCCTCATGGTCCTGTACTTCCGGAAAGCCCGGAGGAACACCGGGAAAG GTGAGGACAAATCCCACCACATCTATAACAACATCTCAGCCCAGAAGGAACAGAGCACTGTGCATAGGAAGGATCCCTCACCAGGGCAGAGGCGATCTCAGCTTTCCTGG GGCTCCAATCAACAGATGGGCTCTGACGAGGACACTGGGGCCATCTGCTATGCCTCACTTACCCACCTGAACCAATTTGGCCATGAGGACTCCATCTATGTTAATACCCAGCCCAACCTGAAGCCCATGCCTGACCCCCTTCTGACTGTGGAATATGCCAGCATCGCTGGAACCAGACCAGAGCCCTCTAAGTCGACTGACTGCCCTGGACAGGGAGCTCAAGAGCTAAAGACAGACTTCACTGGGCAGTACGGCACTTAG
- the TREML2 gene encoding trem-like transcript 2 protein, which yields MAPAFLLLLLWLQGPVSGAPAESVYTKVQHFEGETLSVQCSYKSRKNHVEGKVWCKIRRKRCEPGFTRGWVQGPRYLLQDDAKARVVKITMATLRRQDSGRYWCMRNSSGTLYPLMGFLLEVSPASTTRRSTPFRQLASILKSGIVVTSGPAPTSGPDAPFTTSMTVFTPGLLTLTRLVPPTASESIRLTSVTGFSFTGTGPPTTGPRRTMESQTVTVSPSDAIASSAGPAAISARAGHLHTRSPTTGMCHTSGSLLNKLSPIRHQDSYRVVLLGLLILLLVLVMSILVYGFWKKKHMGSYRVCNDPARPWRDPLGRLEAPWKPAWSETT from the exons ATGGCTCCTGCCTTCCTGCTGCTGTTGCTGTGGCTACAGGGCCCTGTCTCAG gtgccccagccgaGAGCGTGTACACTAAAGTGCAGCACTTTGAAGGGGAGACTCTGTCTGTGCAGTGCTCCTACAAGAGCCGCAAAAACCACGTGGAGGGCAAGGTATGGTGCAAAATCAGGAGGAAGAGGTGTGAGCCTGGATTCACCCGGGGCTGGGTGCAAGGGCCGCGCTACCTGCTGCAGGACGACGCCAAGGCCAGGGTGGTCAAGATCACCATGGCGACCCTCAGGCGCCAGGACTCTGGCCGGTACTGGTGCATGCGCAACAGCTCCGGGACCCTGTACCCCCTGATGGGCTTCCTGCTGGAAGTGTCTCCAG CCTCCACGACCAGAAGAAGCACTCCTTTTAGACAGCTGGCCAGTATCCTCAAGAGTGGAATTGTTGTCACATcgggcccagcccccacctcagGCCCTGATGCCCCTTTCACCACCAGCATGACAGTGTTCACACCTGGCCTCCTCACTTTGACCCGACTTGTGCCCCCCACTGCCTCAGAGTCCATCAGACTGACCTCCGTGACAGGCTTCAGCTTCACTGGCACTGGCCCTCCTACCACGGGGCCCAGGAGGACCATGGAATCCCAGACAGTGACTGTGTCTCCCAGCGATGCCATAGCCTCCTCTGCTGGCCCAGCAGCCATCTCTGCCAGGGCTGGGCACCTGCACACCAGATCGCCCACCACGGGAATGTGCCACACCAGCGGGTCTCTCCTCAACAAGTTATCCCCGATCAG GCACCAGGATTCATACCGCGTCGTGCTCCTGGGGTTGCTGATCCTCCTGCTGGTGCTTGTGATGTCGATCCTGGTTTATGGGTTCTGGAAGAAGAAACACATGGGAA GCTACAGGGTGTGCAATGATCCTGCTAGACCCTGGAGGGATCCACTTGGAAGACTGGAGGCTCCGTGGAAGCCTGCTTGGTCTGAAACCACTTAA